Part of the Pieris brassicae chromosome 11, ilPieBrab1.1, whole genome shotgun sequence genome, tttaggtGTTGAAATTTTCGTTCCGTGGAAATTGGGAATTTGGAATTAAATACACTTCTTTTTATCTGTAACGATGTTATATACTATTTACAGATAAAAGCGTTAGTATACACGATGTTACACTGCATTTCTCATGTTGTCGTCTTCATGTCATGACCAAGTCTAGTCGTGTTCGTAAGTATTTATtgggcacatagaaataattcGCAAGTTACCATAGCGATAATACAATGTGTTGTTGTTACAGGCTGGTTGAAGACcggcatttatttatttacacttcgttacactacaaaataaaaattaaaattaacataataaaatcaaaaggagggcaactggcggccttatcgcttacgagcgatctcttccaggcaaccatttatttaattatttacattggaCTTTATAACCAAGACCTACAAAAATTTGTAGAACCTCTTACATATCATTTACAAGCTTGATTTTTCTAGCTGTCTCTTTTAATCACAGcgtaaattaaaacaacataataaaattgacaCTCTGTAGTCACAGACACCAGAAATCAttgtactgtttttttttgttgtttttttttaatttatttaattattttctcccatataaaatttacaacaataaataagattacagttgaGATGGTTTTGGGAGATTGGTTTCCAAACTAGGTAAGAACCTGTGATATGGATAACCAGGCTTCCATTCCCAGCAAAGTCATATTGACtggtaacaaaaagtacatacacATATGTGtaggcaaacaaatttaacgttttaaataaggaaagtaaaacaaaacaaagcagtCAACGAGTTAGGGgttagtagaaataaagttgtatggGTGTATGTGAGTGTGATTGTGTGTGTGGGTATGTCAGGCACACGCCTGAGAACAtatgtgaaaaatattttaatagatagtAGATTTTCCGTTTGGTCATAGTTCTAAGtgactaaaaatgtatgaactaTTTgctttacacattttttagtTCTAGGATATATATtcagaatttttttaagtttgttatacAAGTAACAGCCCAGAAAAGAGAACGATCGctgagaaaaattataaaggcaTTGGGTTGCACAAACGCTATATAAGGAACGATTATGTAACACCATGACATCGGTCAATTCATTCTATCATAATTAACTACTACACCATATGACGTGCTGACGCAATGaatcctaaaaataaataaaacaaacgttTAGTCTCTATAGTCAAAGCGAAATATGAGCTAGTACATTAAAGTCAACACTACATCCAAGcatatactattataattgatattatatttatctgctatgaataatataataattaacatatacataaaatccATAATATCGACTACGTTGAAAGGAGAATGAATAAAAGGCCAAAACCAGGTTCAATTAAATGAtaactttaatattcataCAATATCTAGTACACATACTAATTAAGATACATTCTAAACTAGACAAAGTGAGACAACTCTagacaaaaaaatttatattaagtattttttctcAGAAACAAATTTGTTGACATGTGTTTGCTATtgcttaaaatatagaataccttcttaaatattacattatactaatcttgtattacaatatatataatataaaatccgCGCTTATAAATCAGTGCGATGACGCTGTATCCGAATTGCGCTTGCAAAAGATACACCTGCTAAGGATACGAGTATAAACGACTTACCCACGTTTGGGTCAGCCATTGGGATCCTCccatattttaaaacgttttttataacatttacaattatgtCAAGAAtctaatatctatataaaccACCAAAGTATATCCAAAGGTAAAATCAGGCAACAGTTGGAAATATTTCTGTTATAAGTTCGAATTTCCAATGGCGTCTGTAATATGTTGTGTGCTATACGATCTTTGCCTAGATGATAGAATgacgtgtttataaattttaaacatagtaaaacataacaaaattataagtattaaaGCAACGCAGATTTCTGTAAACAAAGAACCCTTGAGTTCACGGTTTGCAGTTAGTTTCTCTAATGGTTTGACTGTTGGTATaccatcaatttttttatttacaagtaatattttatcacttaCTTCTGCCAAAatcttttctttttcaattGTAAGAGCATTTTCAAAATCTTGCTTCAGTCTAGCAATGTAGGCTATACTTTCATTagtagtattgtattttagtaCTGGTAAAGATGTTGTTTGAGCGACAGTATTAAGAGTAacaatcatttttaatattctctcTAACAAAGAATTACTAACGCTTTGTTCGTGTGCGACCTCGtgggttatattttttaacgacTGACTAACGACGCGTATCAACTCACTGGTATTTTGGTTATTATTTTCGTAAAGAGGCGTCCTTATTGTTTGATTCAACAATGTTTCTAGtgtatctaatttaatatgtgTCTCTCCATTTATTCTCTTTGGAAGATTTCTATTTTCTACTGATAAATTTAGTAAGATATCTCTAATATCGATAAGAATATTATCAGTGCCATTCATTTCATGGAAGTTTCGTTTATTTTCATCATGACCAACACAGGAAACTCCGTCTATGTTTTCATTATTACTCACATCTAAAGTGATTGCAGTTATAGTCATACTTGATTTCTGTTTTAGTTCCATTAAATTGTCGCAATGAATAAGATTACCACCTATACTCAGGACTGATAGATATACTTGAAATGCCTCGACTTTGATACTAGAAATCTTATTATAATCGACAATCAGAGTATTCAAATTTTGTATTCCATAAAATCTCTCACTTTTCAACTCTACTAGCTTGTTGTAAGATAAATCAAGTTCACCTAAATAGGATAAACCACGGAAGATACCATAACTGATTGTATTCAAATTGTTATGAGACATTTTTAGGACATTTAAGTTATAATTGTCTTTGAAGACTCCtggttgtataaaaaacaaattattatggcTCAAATCTAAAAACCTTAATCTTGTTAAGTTAGTGAAGGCTCCAACTTCTAATTTTTGtactttattgttattgaCCCGCAAGGTATTTAAGTCTTGTAAACTTCTTAACCGAAGGGtggtaacattatttatattacattttgacAAGTCCAGATCAGTTATAGTTAGTtgtatgttttctttaaaagtaaGAGCTTTTTCAATTCCTGACATGTTAAGTTTTTGTACATATGGAACCTTATTTAAAAGTGTAGAATTGAatcgtaaatttttattacatgatATATCTAATGACACGAGGCGTTTCAAATCACTGAATGTTTcgtcatataaaaaaacaattttattgtgGGCTAAGTTAATTTCATTAAGCATGGTTAAATTAGCCACAAATTCTGGTCCTACAATTTCAATTAAGTTATGATCTAGGTATAACACTTTCAGATTAATCAATGATGTtctattgatattaaatacgCTTAATAAATTGTGCGATAAATCAAGAACATTTATATTGCCGGTAttgataaaactattaaaactaACTTCGTTGACAGTGCTGTGTGAAATATTCAGAGTGTGAAGGCTGGCCATTTCATTAAatgagttatttttaataactgtaaGTGACGTACATGATATATCGAGAGCAGGCAAAGAAATCAATCCTTTAAAAGTATTGTTTTCCAATGCCTGAGATAGAGGGTTGTTACTTATATCAAAACTTATAAGCTCATTTAGGTCTTTAAATGAACAAGATTCAACTTtcgaaatattattgttagaaACATCTAACATttccattaaatttaaattatcaaagtGGCCTTTTTCTATAATTGTTATCAAATTACCGCTTAAGGATAGAATTTGTAATTTCAAAAGGGAAATTACCTCAAAATTCAAATCGTGAATTTGGTTATCTGATAGATCTAAACGCCGTAAGTTCCGTAACGAATCAAATGAACTTTTTGATACATTTTGAATTTCGTTATTATTAAGCATGAGAAGTTCTAACATATCTAGTCCAACAAAAGCAAAGTCTTCAATAGATGTTAACCTTTGGTGGCTGATATCTAGTTCaactataaaaactaaaccttCGAAAGTACCCTTTACCAATTCTCCTTCCAAAAGATTTTGTCTTATGTCAAAGAAAGATATACTTTTCcccttaaaaatacatttaggcAGCTTACGAATCTCATTCAATGACAAATCAATAGATTTCAAAGCAGTTGTGTTAAAAAACATACGTGGATCCactgaatttaataaattcttctTGATATTAAGATTATTCAAGAAAGGCATATTATCAaagacatttttttctattaatgaaataacatTATAGCTTAGATCTATTTcgattactttatttaaatattttaagtcagCTAATAATATGCTTGATAATTCATTGTTATTtaagtacaaatatttaagCTGTGTAAATCTAAACAGAGAAgagtttatttcttttattttgttatgagctaaatttaaatataaaagatttttcacTCCTTCGAaagaaaatgcatttattattgatatttcatTGTGtgataaatctaaatattgtaattcagagaaaacattaaaatttgcaTCACTTATTTCGAACAACATATTAtgagataaattaatttttgttagacTAGTAAAAgcaaattcataattattaatttcaatttcatttatcaaattattggACATATCCATTTCGGACAAAACCGGGAAACGTTTCATTGAACTAAGCTTAGCTGTGGTTATAAGATTAaacgatatatttataaatgtcaaattattCATAGCTGGTAGTGTGGGGATTTTAACACACTTATTGTCACTTATATCCAGTAATTTAACACAACTTTCATACATATCGTAATGACGTTCTGATTCAATCATGCAATTAGGATTCTTATCGTCATGTACTTTGTATGTTATGTATGTCGGTAGGCAATAAATATCGTAATTAGACATAGAAATTGCAGATTGTCTGCAATAGTCCATAATGTGATTACTATATCTTAATgggatataatttatatagccTGTACACTCTTTTTCTTCTATGCACCTTATTTCATCATAGCGTGATGTACATTCCGCATTTGTTGTTGATTGCAGCCATATGTAATTAATCAGTATCGtccctaaaatataataagttatttaacaaaaaacccATTAACCCAAAAAAAAGTGTAATTCAGACTAATCTGAATAAACCGTGACTAACTAAAAGGCGTTTTAGAGTTAAATAATGCTAAATTTATGCCaagatttagatttttacaCGTGAGACAAAATGGATTAATGGAATCGATTATGACGTGAGTGATGAATACCACTACATTTTATTGGCGTCATTACGTGACGCCCATCGCCCACTTGTGAAATAACCTACTTTGACACGTTACTTCACTAGGGGCAACCACCACCCTTCCTAGTGGGAAACCTAGTCCTGCTAATGCTTTTGGGCTTCAGCCAAATAGGCTGGCATGACTCCCTGGTTCTCCAATGCGGAGGAGTATGGAACCTCTGGACGTCAACCATCGTAACATTCAGCACTCGGACAGTGGTTGCCCTTTGTGGGTTTCGATCTTGGGGCAAGCGGAAAGGCCTTCCACGCTCACCATTAGGGACTCACCTTTACCAACGTTAGGGGCTTAATTCTaacatcaaaattattaacgtCCACCTTCTGAGGTATCTAGATGGCCACCAATTGATTAGTGATTATCAATATGGCTATCGTTGTGACCTAAGTGAATGACCTTCTTGTGTACCTTACAAAAAGATGGGCAGaagcaattgagtccaagggagAAGAGAGGTTATAGAATTTTGGATGTAGCGAAAACTGTTTTCCCGCTGATTGGAGCATGAAGGGCGTCATCGATgaagcatgttccgacctaaAGCTCGTGAAAGTTAGGATCCTAGGTCTTTTCTCCGGTCTTGTATCTTCTCGTTTTGAGTTTATAAACCTAGTGTAGTAAATATAAGTGCAAGTGCGGTATCTCGGACACAtgaacatagtgtcaaaacaattcagaacactaagactgttaatgaacattaccttagCTTAAGATATTCACgagtattttagaaaataaagtcaacataatattacttattagccgtaattattgtataggctagattATAATTCATGTAGTCGCACTctttttgtgaactttattgcaattaaaaaaaaaatcagtacattatagaaaaatcttcTATTCGTGCATGACCATTTCTGATAAGTTTTCTAAGTATACTTACATAAAAAGGCTTTCATTGTGAATAAATctgtgaattaaattaaataaattgaaaaagtttATGGATTATAATTACAGTAATGTTGTCCTACTGGCTTAAGCGGGCGACCCACAGCCCTAAGATCGTGCATTTGAatcacggctgtgcaccaatggaattttcCTTTTTCATGCGTAATTAGTTGCTGAGGTGTGTAGGAATACACGTAGGAACGGTGAATGTGCCGGGCACataggaaaccggcatgtttCAAATCGAAAAATCGAGGACAAAGGGCCCTAAAAAAGATCGATGAAACAGATGCAATCTAAGGCGAAAACCCATATATAAGcttatagtttttgttttataataagcgACATAGACTGTTTTAGTCCTTGCACATAAAGAGTTTTATggcaaaaataaatgaaactgtaactgaaaaatcttttaaaattaaatattttgatatttaattgataattaataaatgaaggTTAGGTAACACGCCcaaaagtaatacaaaaaatacacattaGTAACTTTGACAAAGTTGGTGGTGCAGGTGAGCACATCATTTCAGAAGCAGTTCCTGGTTACACTGATTATCTGCGATAGTCagtgtatttaatacatttcgcGTTCATAGACCCTTGCAAATATAtaccattatataaaaaaattgaatcatCACTTCTAATTGATTGAAACTTAAGGTAGGCGTATTACTCAAAACCTTAGGCTCTCACAAAAAAAACGTTCAATTAATACGTTCTTTCGTGTGACGTTGttcctataaattaaattagataaaatttcgTACCTCATTAATTTTTCACAACTCGCAATACAACAATTTACTCTGTCCAAACGTGGCAATGTAACAAtttttacacaataaaaaCAGCTTCGCAAAGAATATAACAGACGTATAAATAGCTTATTTAGCaactttgtaaaatatattaacaaattagaGATCCGTTTAACAATAGCAGTGAAACTAAAGACAAAATTTgtttggttatttttttaaattaaaacgttATTAAACCGATTTACATAATCCGGTTATAAAATcgatttgtaattttttttcatatgttCAAGCATAATTCCTCCACCTGTGGCCTGGAACTGGACGGTTTAGTCACATGATTCCGATTTGCAGCAATTTGCAAGTccgaattattaaaacaaagttGTAGACGACAGAATTAGGAAAGAAAGACGGGCATGAAAGGTGCCTCTTAAATAAAGTTCAACGGACACTAAGATGTGTGTGCGGctggtaaatttaaaaagggtTGAAAAGTAATTATGAAGCTAATATTTCATCCAATACCACAGCTGTAATAATTTGTTACGAATGGATAATTATACAATAGCTCAGCACAAAGAATgggatgaataaaaaaataattaaaaatatagaaactttatttacgttttatacaatattaaataaatatcaaataacaatGCCTTATTTACGTGTTTTAATAAtggtaaagaaatataaatatctcaGATTACAGATTAATTTAAGATCTAATTTACTACAGTTTtgaatagatttaaatttaagttatgtttataatgtaaaacttTTCATGCCGTTATATTTAAGATCAAGGCGTCCGGTCTGTCAAACTGATTACTAATTACAAATGTTATAGGTTAGAGCTCTCCATAATGGTACTAATCTGCTGACTGCTTATTGACCTCCGGCGTGAAGACATacgcatatatattttataaactatgaATGATAAGAAAATGACAAGTATAAGGGATGTAGAGATCTCTGTGTACAATAAACGTGACTTTAATTTAGAGTCTTGCACAACTTTTTCACTTAAAGGTGTTGGTGAGGAAACACTTTCTACTTTCTTACTAATGAGCGATATCTTTTCGTTAATCTCGgaaagaatattttctttctgAGTCATaaatgaatgttcaatttcctgtttcagtttatttatatttggtaAATTATCGGTTGTACTTTTCTCTTTTATACCTTGATGAACTTCTGATATGGACGAGTTTTTTGTAGCTAAAACCTGTAAGATTTTATCTAGCAAAGTGTTTGTTAAGCTATTGTTATGGAGATTATTTAAGGAAGGATAtctagtaatatttaaaaacgctGTCATTAATACACTGCTTACATTAAAAGCGTGACTTAAGTATTGCAATGTAGTTTTAGTCTCTTTCAAAGAGTCAATAATCGTATCCAACTTTGttgaatgtatatttcttgCTATTTCAGATTCAGTGGCAACGCTATCACTAGCCCGTTTTGAAGACATACTTATTAAAACATCACGTATTTCAGTAAGGATATTTCCggctgtatttatattatctttattttgaTGGTCTTTGTATATAATACGCCCAGAACACGCCACACcatcaataatattatcacCCACATAAGCCAATTTTAAAGCAGTTACTTTtgtatctttatatttatttttgaatttcattaAATCATTACAGGAGATAGGATTACCGccaatacttaaaaaagaGAGGTAAAGTGAAAATTCTTCAAGCCCAATTCtagaaatatgattaaaatcaGCTATCAAACTCCGCAAAgtttgtatatcataaaaacgTTCACTTTGTAATTCTTCTAACTCATTGTATGAAAGATCGAGGACATTTAAACTTACTAATCCATGAAATATACCATAGTTTACGGATATTAACTGATTATGAGAAATGTTAAGAGTTTTCAAATAGCTGTTATCTTTAAACACGCCTGGCTGTATGAACCTTAATCGGTTAAAACTTAAGTCTAATGTCTGAAGCTGcgttaaatttgtaaatgcTCCCATTATTaacttttgaatattattattactcaaCACTACAATACGTAAGTTATACAGATGAGTTATTCCCAACGACGATAcatttgttatgtttaattttgacATATCCAAAAACATTAATGGTATACTTAGGTCAAATTTAGTTATACTTGATATACCTggtattaaaagatttttgatgttttgtatatttttcaatgttaAATTGGCTTTCAGATTATTATTGTAAGATAAATCAAGATATGAcagttcatttaaattatgtaaagtaTCATCATTTATcgttgttaaattattataagacaaatttataatagatatGATGCTAAGACCTGAAATGGGTgacaaaataacaattgaaTTATGGTCAAGTTTTAGTATTCTTACagaatttaaactttttatattaacattaaattctGTGAGTAAATTGTaagataaatcaataatttgtaGTTTACCTATATTAACAAAGCTATTATAACTAACTTCTTTCACAGTACTGTGTGAAATATTCAGAGTGAGAAGGTTAATCATGTCatcaaatgaattatttttaatttcagtaaCATAGCTaaaagaaatatctaaaattgGTAAGGCCCGTAAGCCTTCAAACGCATATTCATCTAAAACAGTTGATAAATTGTTATTGCTTATATCTAAGTTTTCTAGGTATGCCATTTTCTTAAAAGTATGCGGTATTATATacgatatattattataggaaatgtctaatttaattaatttttctgtTCCTCTGAAGAAGAATTGTGAAACTGAATTGATTACATTTGCTGTTATCGAGAAGTACTCTAGGTTAACAAGACCGCttgtatcaaaatttaaaacagttaTCTGGTTGTTTGATAAGTCTAGACGTTGCAGAGTGTCTAAGGAATAGAATGATTTTTCGGATATACTGcgcaaaacattattattcaaCGTAAGAATCTCTAACTTTTTAAGACCATAAAAAGCATAATCTTGAAGAGATGCTATGCTTTGGTAACTCAAATCCAAATCGAGGATGCCAGATAGGCCTTCAAAAATGCCTTTAGATAACTCATTCTCCAAGTTATTTTTCCTCAAGTCAAAGTacgttatatttttgtctttaaaaatattttttggtaaactttgtaaattatttgctGATAGATCAATCTCCGTTAATGCAGTATCTTTGAATAAGTTACGTTCTAAAGTTTTTAGCTCATTGTGATTTAAATGTATGGTTGACAGATGCCCCATGTTATCAAAAGTCGTATTTTCTATGAAGGTGATAGCATTATGGCTCAAGTATACTTTTTTAAGTTGaagcaatttattaaaatctttgtgCAGAAGTGTCTTTATTTCGTTGTTATTAAGATATAGATATTGAAGTTGACTACATCTAAACAATGATAAacctatttcttttatattattatgttctaaatttaaatcaagtaGATTTTTAAGGCCTTCAAAAGTAACTGTATTTAATGCGTCCAGATTATTATATGACAAATCTAAGTATCGTAAATGGCCAAAGTCAGAAAAAATTGTGTCCTGTAATTGGGCAATACTATTATGAGACATATTTAGTCTGAATAGGTTCGAGAACACATATTCTGCATCATTAATTTCTATATCTTGAATTAAATTGTAAGAGAGATCCATTTCATTCAAATGTgaaaaagagtaccgagaacTTAATTTAGCAGAAGTAAGCTCATTGTGggatacatttacatttatcaAATTTGTCATTTCTGCTAATATCGGAAATGATTCATACTTATTATAGCTAAtgttaagatttttaattgtgtttaaaatCCTGCTATTATATACCGCAGGAGTGTATGAACTCCCGTCAGCCCCATGTTCTGAATAAGATAGTGACATATCCAAGACGTACCGACCGTCAATTGAATATGTATTACATGGATTAggactataataattattgtaataccCGTTCACTACATATCCAGCATCAACCTTTTGTGTACATACTGCAACATCTAAGCAgagtgttttgtttattatatggGTACATACAGCTTCACATACGTTGTCAttcgattttaataaaattattacaattgttaactctgaaaataaaactatcaTTAGTAGTGTTATGACAATTGATCTTAAATCTTGGTTTATAATCAGAATGGCCTGCTCGGGTCCACGTGTATACTTtggatatatttaattcataataatatagtatactttatttatgttaataagtACTTACTCCACAAATTCATCGTTGTGTTAATGTAGTACGACGCAATATTTTTGCTGATGTCGAAAACTCTACTGATATTAGTGGTTTAAACTCGGTTACATTAATCAATCAAATCACATTTTAGGAACAGCCATCGACATTTTACACTTAATGCAAGTGAACTAACTGGTAGACTGAATAACGCTGACCGcgcaacaaaatataatattggtaCTACACGAGTTGGAGTTAGAATTCCGTGAGTAATGTTTTGCAAAagcgaaaatattttacaagaattaagtcattaaaattaactaactgagtttaaaatgattaatgcTTAGAGACCAAAAACTAAACCATATCGTGTTCTTGATATAGAAAAGCATTCTTATCATAAGGTAAATGTGAAATCTTAATTAAGAAAGAGGGTGAGCTGCTGATCCCACCAATGGATCCGCCATTCTAACTCTATTTGTTCATTTACGGCTATATCCAATATTCAAAAacgttatgttttattagcATCAGGACATGACGACTCCTTTACTTACTGGTGAATTAACCTGTTGCAGAGTTTATTTCACCAGTGCCATCAGTCAACCCTCTTCCTAGTGCCATACTGCTGCTTCCGTGCTTCAGTCAAaagggcaggcacgaccggggcaatAGCACAGTCTCACAGCAAACCAGCAAAGTGATGCAATACGTAGGtccatcttattgtactcgcatTGTGGCTATCTAATACCACCGACAGCGTGGGTAGGTCGTCGATGCAAAAATCAGATTTCGGTAACGAGCATGTCCATAAAATCTTATCGTgtttggacattcataagcagGCCCATTGCCATCCCCTTAATTGTGCTCCTGTACTGTCCTAAAGTACTGTGCGAAATAATGAAAACCAATATCAACGGCCACCTCCTGGGATATCTTGAGGGCCACCAGCAGTTTAGTCATTGTCAATA contains:
- the LOC123715965 gene encoding chaoptin-like → MKAFLWTILINYIWLQSTTNAECTSRYDEIRCIEEKECTGYINYIPLRYSNHIMDYCRQSAISMSNYDIYCLPTYITYKVHDDKNPNCMIESERHYDMYESCVKLLDISDNKCVKIPTLPAMNNLTFINISFNLITTAKLSSMKRFPVLSEMDMSNNLINEIEINNYEFAFTSLTKINLSHNMLFEISDANFNVFSELQYLDLSHNEISIINAFSFEGVKNLLYLNLAHNKIKEINSSLFRFTQLKYLYLNNNELSSILLADLKYLNKVIEIDLSYNVISLIEKNVFDNMPFLNNLNIKKNLLNSVDPRMFFNTTALKSIDLSLNEIRKLPKCIFKGKSISFFDIRQNLLEGELVKGTFEGLVFIVELDISHQRLTSIEDFAFVGLDMLELLMLNNNEIQNVSKSSFDSLRNLRRLDLSDNQIHDLNFEVISLLKLQILSLSGNLITIIEKGHFDNLNLMEMLDVSNNNISKVESCSFKDLNELISFDISNNPLSQALENNTFKGLISLPALDISCTSLTVIKNNSFNEMASLHTLNISHSTVNEVSFNSFINTGNINVLDLSHNLLSVFNINRTSLINLKVLYLDHNLIEIVGPEFVANLTMLNEINLAHNKIVFLYDETFSDLKRLVSLDISCNKNLRFNSTLLNKVPYVQKLNMSGIEKALTFKENIQLTITDLDLSKCNINNVTTLRLRSLQDLNTLRVNNNKVQKLEVGAFTNLTRLRFLDLSHNNLFFIQPGVFKDNYNLNVLKMSHNNLNTISYGIFRGLSYLGELDLSYNKLVELKSERFYGIQNLNTLIVDYNKISSIKVEAFQVYLSVLSIGGNLIHCDNLMELKQKSSMTITAITLDVSNNENIDGVSCVGHDENKRNFHEMNGTDNILIDIRDILLNLSVENRNLPKRINGETHIKLDTLETLLNQTIRTPLYENNNQNTSELIRVVSQSLKNITHEVAHEQSVSNSLLERILKMIVTLNTVAQTTSLPVLKYNTTNESIAYIARLKQDFENALTIEKEKILAEVSDKILLVNKKIDGIPTVKPLEKLTANRELKGSLFTEICVALILIILLCFTMFKIYKHVILSSRQRSYSTQHITDAIGNSNL
- the LOC123715964 gene encoding toll-like receptor 6, with the protein product MNLWKLTIVIILLKSNDNVCEAVCTHIINKTLCLDVAVCTQKVDAGYVVNGYYNNYYSPNPCNTYSIDGRYVLDMSLSYSEHGADGSSYTPAVYNSRILNTIKNLNISYNKYESFPILAEMTNLINVNVSHNELTSAKLSSRYSFSHLNEMDLSYNLIQDIEINDAEYVFSNLFRLNMSHNSIAQLQDTIFSDFGHLRYLDLSYNNLDALNTVTFEGLKNLLDLNLEHNNIKEIGLSLFRCSQLQYLYLNNNEIKTLLHKDFNKLLQLKKVYLSHNAITFIENTTFDNMGHLSTIHLNHNELKTLERNLFKDTALTEIDLSANNLQSLPKNIFKDKNITYFDLRKNNLENELSKGIFEGLSGILDLDLSYQSIASLQDYAFYGLKKLEILTLNNNVLRSISEKSFYSLDTLQRLDLSNNQITVLNFDTSGLVNLEYFSITANVINSVSQFFFRGTEKLIKLDISYNNISYIIPHTFKKMAYLENLDISNNNLSTVLDEYAFEGLRALPILDISFSYVTEIKNNSFDDMINLLTLNISHSTVKEVSYNSFVNIGKLQIIDLSYNLLTEFNVNIKSLNSVRILKLDHNSIVILSPISGLSIISIINLSYNNLTTINDDTLHNLNELSYLDLSYNNNLKANLTLKNIQNIKNLLIPGISSITKFDLSIPLMFLDMSKLNITNVSSLGITHLYNLRIVVLSNNNIQKLIMGAFTNLTQLQTLDLSFNRLRFIQPGVFKDNSYLKTLNISHNQLISVNYGIFHGLVSLNVLDLSYNELEELQSERFYDIQTLRSLIADFNHISRIGLEEFSLYLSFLSIGGNPISCNDLMKFKNKYKDTKVTALKLAYVGDNIIDGVACSGRIIYKDHQNKDNINTAGNILTEIRDVLISMSSKRASDSVATESEIARNIHSTKLDTIIDSLKETKTTLQYLSHAFNVSSVLMTAFLNITRYPSLNNLHNNSLTNTLLDKILQVLATKNSSISEVHQGIKEKSTTDNLPNINKLKQEIEHSFMTQKENILSEINEKISLISKKVESVSSPTPLSEKVVQDSKLKSRLLYTEISTSLILVIFLSFIVYKIYMRMSSRRRSISSQQISTIMESSNL